In a genomic window of Croceibacterium sp. TMG7-5b_MA50:
- a CDS encoding mechanosensitive ion channel family protein produces MPLRFLLSLLLILLPVQAMAQEEATEAEAAVAQIVDPYDRLTPRASVTALLAALGQGDYNRAAQYLDVPLDTPAQQARAATLAQRLRTLLDSGGTLVPFGTLSNDAAGRTDDALPLEQEQVGALPLGGEEVPILMVRGPAQEGGPELWRIGEDTVARLATTEAAEEVAEAPPPEEHTMLAGAPVGDWALLIGAALLLFGGLYLVARTILTLARRMIPEPQTSTAYRALNAALPPVSLLAAGAIFYVWAEELPASIVARQLLLRYTGVVALIALVWFGLRVVNAVSDLSIARMQRHERRQAISIVSLLRRVVKILLLAFVFIAVLDTFGIDVTTGIAALGIGGIALALGAQKTVENLVGSVTVIVDKPAQVGDFVKVGSVIGTVEDVGIRSTRIRTNDRTVVTIPNGDLSSQQIENYATRDRFLFNPVIGVEYSLPAAKVREAVDIVRQVLEEHPRIAEGPRARLNAFGASSLDIEVFSYIEVGDFAESLIHKEEILFSILDRFEAAGIGIAFPTRTVVFGNSLPVERPAPHAD; encoded by the coding sequence TTGCCCTTGCGCTTCCTGCTGTCGCTTCTGCTGATCCTCCTGCCGGTGCAGGCCATGGCGCAGGAGGAGGCGACGGAGGCCGAGGCGGCGGTGGCGCAGATCGTCGATCCGTATGACCGGCTGACCCCTCGCGCCAGCGTCACCGCGCTGCTCGCCGCGCTGGGGCAGGGCGATTACAACCGGGCGGCGCAATATCTGGATGTCCCGCTGGATACGCCGGCGCAGCAGGCCCGCGCGGCGACCCTGGCGCAGCGGCTGCGGACCCTGCTCGACAGCGGCGGCACGCTGGTGCCCTTCGGCACGCTCAGCAACGATGCCGCCGGCCGTACCGACGATGCCCTGCCGCTGGAGCAGGAGCAGGTCGGCGCCCTGCCGCTGGGCGGAGAGGAAGTGCCCATCCTGATGGTCCGTGGCCCGGCGCAGGAAGGCGGGCCGGAACTGTGGCGCATCGGTGAGGATACCGTGGCTCGGCTCGCCACCACCGAAGCGGCGGAAGAGGTTGCGGAGGCACCCCCGCCGGAGGAGCACACCATGCTGGCGGGCGCGCCGGTCGGCGACTGGGCGCTGCTGATCGGGGCCGCGCTGCTGCTGTTCGGTGGGCTGTACCTGGTCGCGCGCACGATCCTGACGCTCGCCCGGCGCATGATTCCTGAGCCGCAGACCAGCACCGCCTACCGCGCGCTCAACGCCGCGCTGCCGCCGGTCAGCCTGCTGGCCGCGGGCGCCATCTTCTACGTTTGGGCGGAGGAACTGCCCGCCTCCATCGTCGCCCGGCAATTGCTGCTGCGCTATACCGGCGTCGTCGCGCTGATCGCGCTGGTCTGGTTCGGCCTCCGCGTCGTCAACGCCGTCTCCGACCTGTCGATCGCCCGGATGCAGCGGCACGAACGGCGGCAGGCGATCAGCATCGTCTCCCTGCTGCGGCGGGTGGTGAAGATTCTGCTGCTCGCCTTTGTCTTCATCGCCGTGCTCGACACGTTCGGCATCGACGTGACGACGGGCATCGCGGCCCTTGGTATCGGTGGTATCGCGCTGGCGCTGGGTGCGCAGAAGACGGTCGAGAACCTCGTCGGCAGCGTGACCGTGATCGTCGACAAGCCCGCGCAGGTCGGCGACTTCGTCAAGGTCGGCAGCGTGATCGGCACGGTGGAGGATGTCGGCATCCGCTCCACCCGCATCCGCACCAACGATCGCACCGTCGTCACCATCCCCAATGGCGATCTCTCATCGCAGCAGATCGAGAACTACGCCACGCGCGACCGCTTCCTGTTCAACCCGGTGATCGGCGTCGAATACAGCCTGCCCGCCGCCAAGGTGCGCGAGGCGGTCGATATCGTCAGGCAGGTGCTGGAGGAGCATCCAAGGATCGCGGAAGGACCCCGCGCGCGGCTGAACGCCTTCGGCGCCAGCTCGCTCGATATCGAGGTGTTCTCCTACATCGAGGTGGGCGACTTCGCCGAAAGCTTGATCCACAAGGAGGAGATTCTGTTCTCCATCCTCGACCGGTTCGAGGCGGCGGGCATCGGCATCGCCTTCCCCACGCGCACGGTGGTGTTCGGCAACAGCCTGCCGGTGGAACGGCCGGCACCGCACGCCGATTGA
- the recG gene encoding ATP-dependent DNA helicase RecG, translating into MRPDLLNPLFAEIDGLDGVGPKLKKPLERLGLARVRDVAYHLPERFVSRRAVPDLDAANVGEQIVVALTVTEHRGSPSPRAPFRILASDAAGNVIALTWFGKAAFSARKALPVGERRWVAGRLDQYGQMLQIVHPDHVAESSDAATAKQVEAIYRLAEGLTQPRIASFADQAMARAPELPEWIEPGVLARAGWPAWRDALVAAHRGEDAGARDRLAYDELLANALALLLVRADNRRRKGQRLAGDGRLTAKLQLPFPLTGAQQRSVQEIAGDMAQESPMLRLLQGDVGAGKTAVALLAMLGAVECGAQAAMLAPTEILARQHFETLRRMAAPTGVQVALLTGRDKGRARESILMGLLDGSIDIVVGTHAIFQDTVNYRNLGLVVIDEQHRFGVGQRLLLTQKNRRTPHVLAMTATPIPRTLVLAQYGEMDVSRLDELPPGRQPIDTRVVALDRLADVVDGLARHIEGGHQAYWVCPMVRDENEQDDLAAAEARFVSLKARFGDEVALVHGQLRPEEKDAAMERFSRGEAKLLVATTVIEVGVDVPNATLMVIEQAERFGLAQLHQLRGRVGRGTGKSTCLLLRGEALSEVGRQRLALMRETQDGFRLAEEDLKLRGGGEILGTRQSGEEAFRIANLEQTSRMGQMAQDDARLLLERDGGLTGPRGEAARILLYLLERDWGVQLLRGG; encoded by the coding sequence ATGCGGCCCGATCTCCTCAATCCCCTCTTCGCCGAGATCGACGGGCTGGACGGCGTCGGCCCCAAGCTGAAGAAGCCGCTCGAACGGCTGGGCCTCGCCCGCGTGCGCGACGTCGCCTACCACCTGCCCGAACGCTTCGTCAGCCGGCGGGCGGTGCCGGACCTCGACGCCGCCAATGTGGGCGAGCAGATCGTGGTGGCGCTGACGGTGACGGAACATCGCGGCAGCCCGAGCCCGCGCGCGCCGTTCCGCATCCTCGCCAGCGATGCGGCCGGCAACGTCATCGCGCTGACCTGGTTCGGCAAGGCCGCGTTCAGTGCGCGCAAGGCGCTGCCAGTGGGGGAGCGCCGGTGGGTCGCCGGGCGGCTCGACCAGTATGGTCAGATGCTGCAGATCGTGCATCCCGATCATGTCGCGGAAAGCAGCGACGCCGCCACTGCGAAGCAGGTGGAGGCGATCTACCGGCTGGCGGAGGGGCTGACCCAGCCGCGCATCGCCAGCTTCGCCGATCAGGCGATGGCCCGTGCGCCGGAGTTGCCCGAATGGATCGAACCCGGCGTGCTGGCCCGCGCCGGCTGGCCCGCCTGGCGCGATGCACTGGTGGCGGCGCATCGGGGCGAGGATGCCGGCGCGCGCGATCGCCTCGCCTATGACGAGTTGCTGGCCAATGCGCTGGCGCTGCTGCTGGTCCGCGCGGACAACCGCCGGCGCAAGGGGCAGAGGCTGGCGGGCGACGGTCGGCTGACGGCGAAGCTGCAATTGCCATTCCCGCTGACCGGGGCGCAGCAACGCAGCGTGCAGGAGATCGCCGGCGACATGGCGCAGGAATCGCCGATGCTGCGCCTGCTGCAGGGCGATGTGGGCGCGGGTAAGACGGCGGTGGCGCTGCTGGCCATGCTGGGCGCAGTCGAATGCGGCGCGCAGGCCGCGATGCTCGCGCCAACGGAGATCCTCGCCCGCCAGCATTTCGAAACGCTGCGCCGCATGGCCGCGCCAACCGGCGTGCAGGTCGCGCTGCTGACGGGGCGGGACAAGGGCCGCGCGCGCGAAAGTATCCTGATGGGTCTGCTTGATGGCAGCATCGACATCGTCGTCGGCACGCACGCCATCTTCCAGGACACGGTGAACTACCGCAATCTGGGGCTGGTGGTGATCGACGAACAGCACCGCTTCGGCGTGGGACAGCGGCTGCTGCTGACCCAGAAGAACCGGCGCACCCCGCATGTGCTGGCGATGACCGCCACGCCGATCCCGCGCACGCTGGTGCTGGCGCAATATGGCGAGATGGATGTCAGCCGGTTGGACGAGCTGCCCCCCGGCCGCCAGCCGATCGACACCCGCGTGGTCGCGCTGGACCGGCTGGCCGACGTGGTGGACGGGCTGGCCCGGCACATTGAAGGCGGGCACCAGGCATACTGGGTCTGCCCGATGGTGCGCGACGAGAACGAACAGGACGACCTCGCCGCGGCCGAGGCGCGCTTCGTTTCGCTGAAGGCCCGCTTCGGCGACGAGGTTGCGCTGGTCCACGGGCAGCTACGGCCGGAAGAGAAGGACGCCGCGATGGAGCGGTTCAGCCGGGGCGAGGCGAAGCTGCTGGTCGCCACCACCGTGATCGAGGTCGGCGTGGACGTGCCCAACGCCACGCTGATGGTGATCGAACAGGCCGAACGCTTCGGCCTGGCGCAGCTGCACCAGCTGCGCGGCCGGGTGGGGCGGGGCACCGGCAAGAGCACCTGCCTGCTGCTGCGTGGGGAGGCCCTGTCGGAGGTCGGCCGCCAGCGTCTGGCCCTGATGCGCGAGACGCAGGACGGATTCCGGCTGGCGGAGGAGGACCTGAAGTTGCGTGGCGGCGGGGAGATCCTGGGCACGCGGCAATCGGGGGAGGAGGCGTTCCGCATCGCCAATCTGGAACAGACCAGCCGCATGGGGCAGATGGCGCAGGACGACGCCCGCCTGCTGCTGGAACGCGACGGCGGGCTGACGGGGCCGCGCGGCGAGGCGGCGCGCATCCTGCTCTACCTGCTGGAACGCGACTGGGGCGTGCAATTGCTGCGCGGCGGGTGA
- a CDS encoding succinate dehydrogenase assembly factor 2, whose translation MDDTLKPRLARAKFRAWHRGTREADYMIGGFFDRYHSEWDEAALAWFEALLEEEDVDIMGWALGSLAVPPEYAGEQMIAFRRLDFVRI comes from the coding sequence ATGGACGACACCCTCAAGCCCCGGCTCGCGCGCGCGAAGTTCCGGGCATGGCATCGCGGCACGCGCGAGGCGGATTACATGATCGGCGGCTTCTTCGATCGCTACCATTCCGAGTGGGACGAGGCCGCGCTCGCCTGGTTCGAGGCGCTGCTGGAGGAAGAGGACGTCGACATCATGGGCTGGGCGCTCGGCAGCCTGGCCGTGCCGCCGGAATATGCCGGCGAGCAGATGATCGCGTTCCGCCGCCTCGATTTCGTCCGCATCTGA